One Mugil cephalus isolate CIBA_MC_2020 chromosome 8, CIBA_Mcephalus_1.1, whole genome shotgun sequence genomic window carries:
- the LOC125012713 gene encoding citron Rho-interacting kinase isoform X1 translates to MSQVEQEISLVQRKMSDLESVLQQKDIELKASETQRTILEQDLATYITECSSLKRSLEQARMEVSQEDDKALQLLHDIREQSNKLQEIKEQEYHAQLEEMRVSIRQLEEDLSAARRRSDLYEAELKESRQASEELKRKATDYQHRMQKVHSAKEQGKAEVEEMINKLEKTNAEQQTKIQELQEKLTKALKASAEATDLLQSMRVAKERMERDLERLQNKEDSSDSLRRRLRETEDGRKTLENQVKRLEIVERRETKLKDEIQSKAQQIQQMADKILELEENLRETQSTAQRLDTHLKQKEKLYEDKIKVLEAQMKADMADKEMLESSQSKYEEEVREKCSIISEQKATINAMDSKMNSLEQRIAELSEANKLAANSSIYTQKNMKAQEEMISELRQQKFYLESQAGKLEAQNAKLEEHLEKMSQQEQSNKSRVLELETRLREIGLENEEQKLEIKRQVSELTLSLQERESQISNLQAARHALESQLQQAKTELEETTAEAEEEITVLRAHRDEIQRKFDALRDSCAVITDLEEQLTTLTQENAELNRQNFYLSKQLDEASDEREDRLQLSQDVDRLRREVADREMHLNNQKQNLETLKTTCTMLEEQVLELETLNDELLEKERQWDAWRTTLEEEKSQAERRTREIQRLLDTEKQSRLRAEQRSSESRQAVEQAVKEHKAEILALQQALKDQKLKAESLADTLNDLEKKHAMLEMNARSLQQKLESERDLKQRLLEEQEKLQQQMDAQKTHIFRLTQGLQDALDQTDLLKTERTDLEYQLENIQLHLQAVYSHEKVKMEGTITQQTKLIDFLQSQAHGGSKKKKGLFGRRREDLLAAMAAQAQAQGQSQSQGQVSPVPPIQPVPLQYSDMKVALDKERARCSELEDALQKMRAELRNLREEALQYKDHGSSANPPSARQQIIMSAMVKSPDHQQGPANLAPSSSGRRKETPTPEERRRVTFEKYSRRLKDSQRDRERERERVVHHNTPHRFTVGLNMRAAKCTVCLDTVHFGRQAATCLECHALCHPKCSPCLPATCGMSSDCSLHLSEGLCRDKGSAAGQQLKEASGHMHLEGWMKLPRNGKRGQGWERKYVVLDGTKVSVYEIEPREDSVKPLEEFDLCLSDGEVVVHGAVGASELPNTGKSDVPYVLKLESRCHAPCWPGQAIYFMAPSFPDKQRWVAVMESVVAAGRASREKAEADAAAVSKRQMVLSPLVQKLLGNSLLKLEGDDRLDINCTLPLTDQIVLVGSEEGLYALNVIKNSLTHIPGLGSVFQIHIIKEQEKLLMIVGDERALCLVEIKRVKQSLAQSHLPSQSELAPYIFETVKGCHLFAAGRIDNGPCICAAMPNKITILRYNDNLNKYCIRKEIETLEPCSCIHLTSYSIIIGTNKFYEIEMKQFVLEEFLDKNDVSLASAVFAASSHSFPIAIMQVASSMQKEEYLLCFHEFGVFVDMYGRRSRTDEIKWSRLPLSFAYREPYLFVTYFNSLDVIEVQGHATVCPTVLAHLDIPNPRYLGPAISSGAIYLASSYQNKLRVICCKGSLIRESGELQRTGSSRGSPSKRCPPTYSEHITKRLTSGPGSHDGLHREPSTPHRYREGRTEFRRDKSPARPLDREKSPGRVLDSRRERSPGRFGDSTRLHAGSVRTQLAPVNKVWDQSSV, encoded by the exons gttgAGCAAGAGATCTCACTTGTCCAGAGGAAGATGTCTGACCTTGAGTCGGTGCTCCAACAGAAGGACATAGAGTTGAAGGCCTcggagacacagaggacaatCCTGGAACAGGACCTGGCAACGTACATCACAGAATGCAGT agtctCAAGCGCAGTCTAGAGCAGGCTCGTATGGAAGTGTCACAGGAGGATGATAAAGCGTTGCAGCTCCTCCATGACATCAGAGAGCAAAGCAACAAACTTCAAGAGATCAAAGAGCAG GAATATCATGCGCAGCTGGAGGAGATGCGGGTCTCCATCAGACAGCTGGAGGAAGACTTGTCTGCTGCTCGTCGCCGTAGCGACCTGTATGAGGCTGAACTGAAAGAGTCCCGACAGGCCAGCGAGGAGCTGAAGAGGAAGGCTACGGACTACCAGCACAGGATGCAGAAGGTCCACTCT GCCAAAGAGCAAGGCAAAGCAGAAGTAGAAGAGATGATCAACAAGTTGGAAAAG ACTAATGCAGAGCAGCAGACAAAGATCCAGGAACTCCAGGAAAAGCTTACCAAG GCATTAAAGGCCAGTGCTGAAGCTACTGACCTCCTCCAGAGCATGAGAGTGGCCAAAGAGCGCATGGAACGGGATCTAGAGAGGCTACAGAACAAAGAAGACTCCAGCGACAGCTTACGCAGGCGTCTCCGTGAAACTGAA GATGGTAGGAAGACTCTTGAGAACCAGGTGAAAAGGCTGGAGATTGTCGAGCGCCGGGAGACTAAACTGAAGGATGAGATTCAGAGCAAGGCCCAGCAGATTCAGCAGATGGCAGATAAGATTCTG GAGTTGGAAGAGAATCTGCGAGAGACCCAGTCCACAGCCCAGCGGTTGGACACTCATctgaaacagaaggagaagctGTATGAAGACAAGATAAAG GTGCTGGAGGCCCAGATGAAGGCGGACATGGCTGATAAGGAGATGCTGGAGTCCAGTCAGAGCAAATATGAGGAGGAGGTGCGGGAAAAATGCAGCATCATCAGTGAACAGAAGGCG ACCATAAACGCTATGGACTCAAAGATGAACAGCCTGGAGCAGAGGATTGCTGAGCTGTCTGAGGCCAACAAACtggcagccaacagcagcatcTACACCCAGAAAAACAT GAAAGCCCAGGAGGAAATGATCTCAGAGCTTCGCCAGCAGAAGTTCTACTTGGAGTCTCAGGCCGGCAAGTTGGAGGCCCAGAATGCCAAACTGGAGGAGCACCTTGAGAAAATGAGTCAGCAAGAGCAAAGCAATAAGAGCCGTGTACTGGAGCTGGAAACCAGGCTCAGAGAG ATTGGGTTGGAGAATGAAGAACAAAAGCTGGAAATTAAACGGCAGGTGTCAGAGCTGACACTGTCACTGCAAGAACGTGAATCTCAGATCAGCAACCTGCAGGCGGCTCGCCATGCTCTGGAGAGCCAGCTACAGCAGGCCAAGACTGAGCTGGAGGAAACCACTGCAGAGGCCGAGGAAGAGATCACTGTGCTCAGG GCACATAGGGATGAGATACAACGCAAGTTTGATGCCTTGAGAGACAGCTGTGCG GTGATCACAgacctggaggagcagctgaccaCACTGACTCAGGAGAACGCTGAGCTGAACCGCCAGAACTTCTACTTGTCCAAGCAGCTGGACGAGGCCTCTGATGAGAGAGAAGATCGTCTGCAGCTCAGTCAGGATGTGGACAGGCTGCGTCGAGAGGTGGCCGACCGTGAAATGCACCTAAACAACCAGAAACAG AACCTTGAGACACTGAAGACCACGTGCACCATGTTGGAGGAGCAGGTTCTGGAGCTTGAGACGCTTAACGACGAGCTGCTGGAAAAGGAGAGACAGTGGGATGCCTGGAGGACaacgctggaggaggagaagagccaGGCTGAGAGGAGGACCAGGGAGATCCAGAGACTGCTGGACACCGAGAAACAGAGCAG GCTCCGTGCAGAGCAGCGCAGCTCTGAGTCTCGCCAAGCAGTGGAACAGGCAGTGAAGGAGCACAAAGCTGAGATCCTGGCCCTGCAGCAGGCCCTCAAAGACCAGAAACTCAAAGCTGAGAGCCTTGCAGACACT TTGAATGATCTGGAGAAGAAGCATGCCATGTTGGAGATGAACGCTCGCAGTTTGCAGCAGAAGCTGGAGAGCGAGAGGGATCTGAAGCAGAGACTTCTGGAGGAG caagagaaactgcagcagcagatggaTGCTCAGAAGACCCACATATTCCGCCTGACACAGGGGCTGCAAGACGCTCTGGACCAAACCGACCTGCTGAAAACTGAGAGGACTGATCTGGAGTACCAGTTAGAGAACATCCAG CTCCACCTGCAGGCTGTATACTCTCATGAGAAGGTGAAAATGGAGGGGACCATCACCCAGCAGACCAAGCTCATAGACTTCCTCCAGTCCCAGGCCCACGGTGGCTCCAAGAAGAAAAAG ggtCTGTTTGGACGTCGTCGGGAGGACCTGTTGGCTGCCATGGCTGCTCAGGCCCAGGCTCAgggtcagagtcagagtcagggCCAAGTTTCCCCTGTGCCCCCCATCCAGCCGGTGCCTCTGCAGTACAGCGACATGAAGGTAGCTCTGGACAAAGAGCGAGCTCGTTGCTCCGAGCTGGAAGATGCTCTGCAGAAAATGAGAGCAGAGCTGCGAAATCTGAGAGAAGAAG CACTCCAGTATAAGGATCATGGCAGTTCTGCAAACCCCCCCTCAGCACGGCAGCAGATTATCATGTCTGCCATGGTGAAGTCTCCGGACCACCAGCAGGGCCCGGCCAACCTGGCACCCTCCAGCTCTGGACGCAGGAAGGAGACTCCGACACCTGAGG agagaaggagggtCACTTTTGAAA AGTATAGCCGGCGCCTGAAGGACAgtcagagggacagagagagggagagagagagagtggtaCACCACAACACGCCTCACCGGTTCACAGTGGGACTCAACATGAGAGCTGCCAAGTGCACTGTGTGCTTGGATACTGTGCACTTTGGTCGTCAGGCGGCCACTTGTCTTG AGTGTCACGCTTTGTGTCACCCGAAATGCTCCCCCTGCCTTCCAGCCACATGTGGCATGTCCAGCGACTGCTCCCTGCATCTGTCTGAAGGGCTGTGTCGAGACAAAGGCAGCGCTGCAGGTCAACAGCTCAAAGAGGCCAGCGGACACATGCACCTGGAGGGCTGGATGAAACTGCccag GAATGGGAAACGTGGCCAGGGCTGGGAGAGAAAATACGTTGTTCTGGACGGGACTAAGGTGTCCGTCTATGAGATAGAGCCCAGAGAAG ACTCAGTGAAACCACTGGAGGAGTTTGACTTGTGTCTGTCAGATGGAGAGGTGGTGGTTCATGGAGCAGTGGGAGCGTCTGAACTCCCAAACACCGGCAAGTCAG ATGTTCCCTACGTCCTGAAGCTGGAGTCTCGCTGCCACGCCCCCTGCTGGCCCGGTCAGGCTATTTACTTCATGGCTCCCAGTTTCCCAGACAAGCAGCGTTGGGTGGCTGTGATGGAGTCGGTGGTGGCTGCGGGCAGAGCCTCGCGGGAGAAGGCAGAGGCCGACGCA GCTGCTGTGTCCAAAAGACAAATGGTTCTGTCTCCTCTGGTCCAG aagctgctgggaaactctcTCCTGAAGCTGGAGGGAGATGACAGGCTGGACATTAACTGCACCCTTCCTCTCACAGATCAG ATTGTGCTGGTGGGTTCTGAAGAGGGGCTGTATGCACTGAATGTCATCAAGAACTCCCTCACTCACATCCCTGGCCTAGGATCAGTCTTCCAGATCCACATCAtcaaagagcaggagaaactgCTGATGATTGTTG GGGATGAGAGAGCGCTGTGCCTGGTGGAGATTAAGAGGGTCAAGCAGTCTCTGGCTCAGTCCCACCTGCCCAGCCAGTCTGAATTGGCCCCGTACATCTTTGAGACAGTGAAAGGTTGCCATCTGTTTGCTGCTGGGAGA ATAGACAACGGGCCTTGTATATGCGCGGCGATGCCAAACAAAATAACCATCCTTCGCTACAATGACAACCTCAACAAGTACTGCATTCGTAAG GAGATTGAAACTCTGGAGCCGTGCAGCTGCATCCACCTGACCAGCTACAGCATCATCATCGGCACCAACAAGTTCTACGAGATTgaaatgaagcagtttgtgCTTGAGG AATTCTTGGACAAGAACGACGTGTCTCTGGCCTCGGCGGTGTTCGCAGCCTCGTCTCACAGCTTCCCCATCGCCATCATGCAGGTGGCCAGCAGCATGCAGAAGGAGGAGTACCTTCTGTGTTTCCACG AGTTCGGCGTGTTTGTGGACATGTACGGACGAAGAAGCCGCACCGACGAAATCAAATGGAGCCGCCTGCCCCTGTCCTTTG CCTACAGAGAGCCCTACCTGTTTGTCACCTACTTCAACTCCCTGGACGTCATTGAAGTTCAGGGACACGCCACTGTCTG TCCTACAGTGCTGGCCCACCTGGACATCCCAAACCCCCGCTACCTGGGCCCAGCCATCTCCTCCGGGGCCATTTACCTGGCCTCCTCCTACCAGAACAAACTGCGGGTCATCTGCTGTAAGGGAAGTCTGATCAGAGAGTCCGGAGAGCTGCAGAGAACCGGCTCCAGTCGAGG TAGTCCCAGTAAGCGATGCCCGCCCACATACTCAGAGCACATCACCAAGCGTTTGACCTCGGGCCCCGGCAGCCACGACGGCCTGCACCGGGAGCCGAGCACCCCTCACCGCTACCGCGAGGGCCGCACCGAGTTCAGAAGAGACAAGTCCCCGGCCCGACCTCTGGACAGGGAGAAGTCTCCTGGGAGGGTGCTGGACAGTCGCAGGGAGAGGTCTCCGGGGAGGTTCGGGGACAGCACCCGACTCCATGCTGGGTCTGTCCGAACGCAGCTCGCCCCGGTTAACAAG GTGTGGGATCAGTCATCAGTGTGA
- the LOC125012713 gene encoding citron Rho-interacting kinase isoform X7 encodes MSQVEQEISLVQRKMSDLESVLQQKDIELKASETQRTILEQDLATYITECSSLKRSLEQARMEVSQEDDKALQLLHDIREQSNKLQEIKEQEYHAQLEEMRVSIRQLEEDLSAARRRSDLYEAELKESRQASEELKRKATDYQHRMQKVHSAKEQGKAEVEEMINKLEKTNAEQQTKIQELQEKLTKALKASAEATDLLQSMRVAKERMERDLERLQNKEDSSDSLRRRLRETEDGRKTLENQVKRLEIVERRETKLKDEIQSKAQQIQQMADKILELEENLRETQSTAQRLDTHLKQKEKLYEDKIKVLEAQMKADMADKEMLESSQSKYEEEVREKCSIISEQKATINAMDSKMNSLEQRIAELSEANKLAANSSIYTQKNMKAQEEMISELRQQKFYLESQAGKLEAQNAKLEEHLEKMSQQEQSNKSRVLELETRLREIGLENEEQKLEIKRQVSELTLSLQERESQISNLQAARHALESQLQQAKTELEETTAEAEEEITVLRAHRDEIQRKFDALRDSCAVITDLEEQLTTLTQENAELNRQNFYLSKQLDEASDEREDRLQLSQDVDRLRREVADREMHLNNQKQNLETLKTTCTMLEEQVLELETLNDELLEKERQWDAWRTTLEEEKSQAERRTREIQRLLDTEKQSRLRAEQRSSESRQAVEQAVKEHKAEILALQQALKDQKLKAESLADTLNDLEKKHAMLEMNARSLQQKLESERDLKQRLLEEQEKLQQQMDAQKTHIFRLTQGLQDALDQTDLLKTERTDLEYQLENIQLHLQAVYSHEKVKMEGTITQQTKLIDFLQSQAHGGSKKKKGLFGRRREDLLAAMAAQAQAQGQSQSQGQVSPVPPIQPVPLQYSDMKVALDKERARCSELEDALQKMRAELRNLREEALQYKDHGSSANPPSARQQIIMSAMVKSPDHQQGPANLAPSSSGRRKETPTPEERRRVTFEKYSRRLKDSQRDRERERERVVHHNTPHRFTVGLNMRAAKCTVCLDTVHFGRQAATCLECHALCHPKCSPCLPATCGMSSDCSLHLSEGLCRDKGSAAGQQLKEASGHMHLEGWMKLPRNGKRGQGWERKYVVLDGTKVSVYEIEPREDSVKPLEEFDLCLSDGEVVVHGAVGASELPNTGKSDVPYVLKLESRCHAPCWPGQAIYFMAPSFPDKQRWVAVMESVVAAGRASREKAEADAKLLGNSLLKLEGDDRLDINCTLPLTDQIVLVGSEEGLYALNVIKNSLTHIPGLGSVFQIHIIKEQEKLLMIVGDERALCLVEIKRVKQSLAQSHLPSQSELAPYIFETVKGCHLFAAGRIDNGPCICAAMPNKITILRYNDNLNKYCIRKEIETLEPCSCIHLTSYSIIIGTNKFYEIEMKQFVLEEFLDKNDVSLASAVFAASSHSFPIAIMQVASSMQKEEYLLCFHEFGVFVDMYGRRSRTDEIKWSRLPLSFAYREPYLFVTYFNSLDVIEVQGHATVCPTVLAHLDIPNPRYLGPAISSGAIYLASSYQNKLRVICCKGSLIRESGELQRTGSSRGSPSKRCPPTYSEHITKRLTSGPGSHDGLHREPSTPHRYREGRTEFRRDKSPARPLDREKSPGRVLDSRRERSPGRFGDSTRLHAGSVRTQLAPVNKVWDQSSV; translated from the exons gttgAGCAAGAGATCTCACTTGTCCAGAGGAAGATGTCTGACCTTGAGTCGGTGCTCCAACAGAAGGACATAGAGTTGAAGGCCTcggagacacagaggacaatCCTGGAACAGGACCTGGCAACGTACATCACAGAATGCAGT agtctCAAGCGCAGTCTAGAGCAGGCTCGTATGGAAGTGTCACAGGAGGATGATAAAGCGTTGCAGCTCCTCCATGACATCAGAGAGCAAAGCAACAAACTTCAAGAGATCAAAGAGCAG GAATATCATGCGCAGCTGGAGGAGATGCGGGTCTCCATCAGACAGCTGGAGGAAGACTTGTCTGCTGCTCGTCGCCGTAGCGACCTGTATGAGGCTGAACTGAAAGAGTCCCGACAGGCCAGCGAGGAGCTGAAGAGGAAGGCTACGGACTACCAGCACAGGATGCAGAAGGTCCACTCT GCCAAAGAGCAAGGCAAAGCAGAAGTAGAAGAGATGATCAACAAGTTGGAAAAG ACTAATGCAGAGCAGCAGACAAAGATCCAGGAACTCCAGGAAAAGCTTACCAAG GCATTAAAGGCCAGTGCTGAAGCTACTGACCTCCTCCAGAGCATGAGAGTGGCCAAAGAGCGCATGGAACGGGATCTAGAGAGGCTACAGAACAAAGAAGACTCCAGCGACAGCTTACGCAGGCGTCTCCGTGAAACTGAA GATGGTAGGAAGACTCTTGAGAACCAGGTGAAAAGGCTGGAGATTGTCGAGCGCCGGGAGACTAAACTGAAGGATGAGATTCAGAGCAAGGCCCAGCAGATTCAGCAGATGGCAGATAAGATTCTG GAGTTGGAAGAGAATCTGCGAGAGACCCAGTCCACAGCCCAGCGGTTGGACACTCATctgaaacagaaggagaagctGTATGAAGACAAGATAAAG GTGCTGGAGGCCCAGATGAAGGCGGACATGGCTGATAAGGAGATGCTGGAGTCCAGTCAGAGCAAATATGAGGAGGAGGTGCGGGAAAAATGCAGCATCATCAGTGAACAGAAGGCG ACCATAAACGCTATGGACTCAAAGATGAACAGCCTGGAGCAGAGGATTGCTGAGCTGTCTGAGGCCAACAAACtggcagccaacagcagcatcTACACCCAGAAAAACAT GAAAGCCCAGGAGGAAATGATCTCAGAGCTTCGCCAGCAGAAGTTCTACTTGGAGTCTCAGGCCGGCAAGTTGGAGGCCCAGAATGCCAAACTGGAGGAGCACCTTGAGAAAATGAGTCAGCAAGAGCAAAGCAATAAGAGCCGTGTACTGGAGCTGGAAACCAGGCTCAGAGAG ATTGGGTTGGAGAATGAAGAACAAAAGCTGGAAATTAAACGGCAGGTGTCAGAGCTGACACTGTCACTGCAAGAACGTGAATCTCAGATCAGCAACCTGCAGGCGGCTCGCCATGCTCTGGAGAGCCAGCTACAGCAGGCCAAGACTGAGCTGGAGGAAACCACTGCAGAGGCCGAGGAAGAGATCACTGTGCTCAGG GCACATAGGGATGAGATACAACGCAAGTTTGATGCCTTGAGAGACAGCTGTGCG GTGATCACAgacctggaggagcagctgaccaCACTGACTCAGGAGAACGCTGAGCTGAACCGCCAGAACTTCTACTTGTCCAAGCAGCTGGACGAGGCCTCTGATGAGAGAGAAGATCGTCTGCAGCTCAGTCAGGATGTGGACAGGCTGCGTCGAGAGGTGGCCGACCGTGAAATGCACCTAAACAACCAGAAACAG AACCTTGAGACACTGAAGACCACGTGCACCATGTTGGAGGAGCAGGTTCTGGAGCTTGAGACGCTTAACGACGAGCTGCTGGAAAAGGAGAGACAGTGGGATGCCTGGAGGACaacgctggaggaggagaagagccaGGCTGAGAGGAGGACCAGGGAGATCCAGAGACTGCTGGACACCGAGAAACAGAGCAG GCTCCGTGCAGAGCAGCGCAGCTCTGAGTCTCGCCAAGCAGTGGAACAGGCAGTGAAGGAGCACAAAGCTGAGATCCTGGCCCTGCAGCAGGCCCTCAAAGACCAGAAACTCAAAGCTGAGAGCCTTGCAGACACT TTGAATGATCTGGAGAAGAAGCATGCCATGTTGGAGATGAACGCTCGCAGTTTGCAGCAGAAGCTGGAGAGCGAGAGGGATCTGAAGCAGAGACTTCTGGAGGAG caagagaaactgcagcagcagatggaTGCTCAGAAGACCCACATATTCCGCCTGACACAGGGGCTGCAAGACGCTCTGGACCAAACCGACCTGCTGAAAACTGAGAGGACTGATCTGGAGTACCAGTTAGAGAACATCCAG CTCCACCTGCAGGCTGTATACTCTCATGAGAAGGTGAAAATGGAGGGGACCATCACCCAGCAGACCAAGCTCATAGACTTCCTCCAGTCCCAGGCCCACGGTGGCTCCAAGAAGAAAAAG ggtCTGTTTGGACGTCGTCGGGAGGACCTGTTGGCTGCCATGGCTGCTCAGGCCCAGGCTCAgggtcagagtcagagtcagggCCAAGTTTCCCCTGTGCCCCCCATCCAGCCGGTGCCTCTGCAGTACAGCGACATGAAGGTAGCTCTGGACAAAGAGCGAGCTCGTTGCTCCGAGCTGGAAGATGCTCTGCAGAAAATGAGAGCAGAGCTGCGAAATCTGAGAGAAGAAG CACTCCAGTATAAGGATCATGGCAGTTCTGCAAACCCCCCCTCAGCACGGCAGCAGATTATCATGTCTGCCATGGTGAAGTCTCCGGACCACCAGCAGGGCCCGGCCAACCTGGCACCCTCCAGCTCTGGACGCAGGAAGGAGACTCCGACACCTGAGG agagaaggagggtCACTTTTGAAA AGTATAGCCGGCGCCTGAAGGACAgtcagagggacagagagagggagagagagagagtggtaCACCACAACACGCCTCACCGGTTCACAGTGGGACTCAACATGAGAGCTGCCAAGTGCACTGTGTGCTTGGATACTGTGCACTTTGGTCGTCAGGCGGCCACTTGTCTTG AGTGTCACGCTTTGTGTCACCCGAAATGCTCCCCCTGCCTTCCAGCCACATGTGGCATGTCCAGCGACTGCTCCCTGCATCTGTCTGAAGGGCTGTGTCGAGACAAAGGCAGCGCTGCAGGTCAACAGCTCAAAGAGGCCAGCGGACACATGCACCTGGAGGGCTGGATGAAACTGCccag GAATGGGAAACGTGGCCAGGGCTGGGAGAGAAAATACGTTGTTCTGGACGGGACTAAGGTGTCCGTCTATGAGATAGAGCCCAGAGAAG ACTCAGTGAAACCACTGGAGGAGTTTGACTTGTGTCTGTCAGATGGAGAGGTGGTGGTTCATGGAGCAGTGGGAGCGTCTGAACTCCCAAACACCGGCAAGTCAG ATGTTCCCTACGTCCTGAAGCTGGAGTCTCGCTGCCACGCCCCCTGCTGGCCCGGTCAGGCTATTTACTTCATGGCTCCCAGTTTCCCAGACAAGCAGCGTTGGGTGGCTGTGATGGAGTCGGTGGTGGCTGCGGGCAGAGCCTCGCGGGAGAAGGCAGAGGCCGACGCA aagctgctgggaaactctcTCCTGAAGCTGGAGGGAGATGACAGGCTGGACATTAACTGCACCCTTCCTCTCACAGATCAG ATTGTGCTGGTGGGTTCTGAAGAGGGGCTGTATGCACTGAATGTCATCAAGAACTCCCTCACTCACATCCCTGGCCTAGGATCAGTCTTCCAGATCCACATCAtcaaagagcaggagaaactgCTGATGATTGTTG GGGATGAGAGAGCGCTGTGCCTGGTGGAGATTAAGAGGGTCAAGCAGTCTCTGGCTCAGTCCCACCTGCCCAGCCAGTCTGAATTGGCCCCGTACATCTTTGAGACAGTGAAAGGTTGCCATCTGTTTGCTGCTGGGAGA ATAGACAACGGGCCTTGTATATGCGCGGCGATGCCAAACAAAATAACCATCCTTCGCTACAATGACAACCTCAACAAGTACTGCATTCGTAAG GAGATTGAAACTCTGGAGCCGTGCAGCTGCATCCACCTGACCAGCTACAGCATCATCATCGGCACCAACAAGTTCTACGAGATTgaaatgaagcagtttgtgCTTGAGG AATTCTTGGACAAGAACGACGTGTCTCTGGCCTCGGCGGTGTTCGCAGCCTCGTCTCACAGCTTCCCCATCGCCATCATGCAGGTGGCCAGCAGCATGCAGAAGGAGGAGTACCTTCTGTGTTTCCACG AGTTCGGCGTGTTTGTGGACATGTACGGACGAAGAAGCCGCACCGACGAAATCAAATGGAGCCGCCTGCCCCTGTCCTTTG CCTACAGAGAGCCCTACCTGTTTGTCACCTACTTCAACTCCCTGGACGTCATTGAAGTTCAGGGACACGCCACTGTCTG TCCTACAGTGCTGGCCCACCTGGACATCCCAAACCCCCGCTACCTGGGCCCAGCCATCTCCTCCGGGGCCATTTACCTGGCCTCCTCCTACCAGAACAAACTGCGGGTCATCTGCTGTAAGGGAAGTCTGATCAGAGAGTCCGGAGAGCTGCAGAGAACCGGCTCCAGTCGAGG TAGTCCCAGTAAGCGATGCCCGCCCACATACTCAGAGCACATCACCAAGCGTTTGACCTCGGGCCCCGGCAGCCACGACGGCCTGCACCGGGAGCCGAGCACCCCTCACCGCTACCGCGAGGGCCGCACCGAGTTCAGAAGAGACAAGTCCCCGGCCCGACCTCTGGACAGGGAGAAGTCTCCTGGGAGGGTGCTGGACAGTCGCAGGGAGAGGTCTCCGGGGAGGTTCGGGGACAGCACCCGACTCCATGCTGGGTCTGTCCGAACGCAGCTCGCCCCGGTTAACAAG GTGTGGGATCAGTCATCAGTGTGA